In Palaemon carinicauda isolate YSFRI2023 chromosome 41, ASM3689809v2, whole genome shotgun sequence, the following are encoded in one genomic region:
- the LOC137632605 gene encoding uncharacterized protein, whose translation MALTPQNQGMTAVSRTSLKNRAKNHFSKHHGTEEGLEIRKLEMYEEHKSQDEKVQKLTLGPKTNSPTKVILLVGATGTGKTALINAMVNFIYGVDFADDFRFILIDDKNAPKRSQAESQTDLITAYVFYQLPGMPFEYNYVLIDTPGFGDTRGIQRDREMMKQLETFLKQDYGVDQVDGVGFVTPASAARLTQTQRYVYDGLSSMFGKDIKDNIYVMATFADAKNPPVLEALKEAGVHYTGFYKFNNSALFAQNSAENAGSDESDSDDEDSAYICKLFWEMGYRSMSNFFLKLGKTSPASLTLTKEVLQERSRLQLVVIGLQNQIHLGLGKLTNLNQERDMLARINDDMQGSANYQEEVEVPKITKIDLNHREHVTNCIKCNYTCHFPCFIPDDADKMNCTAMTDGNCRVCPAKCYWDVHKNMKFRYEHTWVKEQRTVQELLDRYNLAEKGKINKEAAVKAIENDINNHAQLLIDMIREAQQHVERLEAIALKPNPISTKEYIDLMIESEKMQKRHNFEKRIDMLQKLKEEVAVIQGVRGNTSQASGEALLKYFQDLIID comes from the coding sequence ATGGCACTAACACCCCAGAATCAAGGAATGACTGCAGTGTCAAGGACTTCATTAAAAAATAGAGCCAAGAATCATTTCAGTAAACACCATGGCACAGAAGAAGGCttagaaataaggaaattagaaatgTATGAAGAACATAAAAGTCAAGATGAGAAAGTACAAAAACTTACTTTGGGACCAAAAACGAACTCGCCAACCAAGGTTATTTTGTTAGTTGGTGCCACTGGAACCGGGAAAACGGCTCTGATCAATGCTATGGTGAATTTTATTTATGGTGTAGACTTTGCAGATGATTTCCGATTCATTTTGATAGATGATAAAAATGCTCCAAAAAGATCTCAAGCAGAAAGTCAAACCGATTTGATAACAGCATATGTATTTTATCAATTGCCTGGGATGCCATTTGAATACAATTATGTTTTGATTGACACACCAGGATTTGGTGACACAAGAGGAATTCAGCGTGACCGTGAGATGATGAAACAATTGGAGACCTTTTTGAAACAAGATTATGGTGTAGATCAGGTAGATGGTGTAGGGTTTGTAACTCCTGCCTCAGCAGCACGTTTAACACAGACCCAAAGGTATGTTTATGATGGTCTGTCCTCTATGTTTGGAAAAGacataaaagataatatatacgtAATGGCAACTTTTGCAGATGCTAAAAATCCCCCTGTTCTGGAAGCTCTGAAAGAAGCAGGAGTACACTATACTGGATTTTATAAGTTCAATAATAGTGCTCTTTTTGCACAAAACAGTGCTGAAAATGCAGGAAGTGATGAATCCGACTCTGACGATGAGGACTCTGCTTATATATGCAAATTGTTTTGGGAAATGGGATATCGAAGTATGAGTAACTTTTTCCTCAAGCTAGGAAAGACAAGTCCGGCAAGTCTCACTCTTACTAAAGAAGTTCTACAAGAACGAAGTCGGCTACAGCTTGTTGTAATTGGTTTGCAAAATCAGATTCATTTAGGCCTAGGGAAACTTACGAACCTTAACCAGGAAAGGGACATGTTGGCCAGAATTAATGATGATATGCAGGGAAGTGCCAACTACCAGGAAGAGGTTGAAGTCCCTAAGATCACAAAGATTGATTTAAACCATAGAGAACATGTGACAAATTGTATAAAGTGCAATTACACTTGCCATTTCCCATGTTTTATTCCTGATGATGCAGATAAGATGAACTGTACAGCAATGACTGATGGGAATTGTAGAGTTTGTCCTGCTAAGTGCTACTGGGATGTTcataaaaacatgaaatttagGTATGAACACACTTGGGTTAAGGAGCAACGTACAGTGCAGGAACTCCTTGATCGTTACAACCTTGCAGAAAAAGGTAAAATTAACAAAGAAGCGGCAGTAAAAGCTATTGAAAATGATATCAATAACCATGCGCAGTTGCTTATCGATATGATCAGAGAAGCTCAACAACATGTTGAACGTCTTGAAGCAATTGCATTAAAACCTAATCCTATTTCAACGAAGGAGTACATTGACCTAATGATCGAGTCTGAGAAGATGCAAAAACGCCATAACTTTGAGAAGAGAATTGATATGCTGCAAAAGCTGAAAGAAGAAGTAGCTGTTATTCAAGGAGTGAGAGGAAACACAAGTCAAGCATCAGGGGAAGCACTGCTCAAATATTTCCAGGATCTTATAATTGATTAG